From the genome of Pseudomonas sp. Teo4, one region includes:
- the ftsB gene encoding cell division protein FtsB, with the protein MRSPYWLFLVLLLLLGGLQYRLWVGNGSLAQVAELKQQIAEQHAENERLLERNRVLDAEVLELKKGMETVEERARHELGMVKEGETLFQLPQK; encoded by the coding sequence ATGCGCAGTCCCTATTGGTTGTTCCTCGTCCTGCTCCTGCTGCTCGGTGGCCTGCAATACCGCCTCTGGGTTGGTAATGGCAGCCTGGCGCAAGTGGCCGAGCTCAAGCAGCAGATCGCCGAGCAGCACGCAGAGAACGAGCGATTGCTCGAGCGTAACCGCGTGCTCGACGCGGAGGTCCTGGAGTTGAAGAAAGGTATGGAGACCGTCGAAGAACGGGCTCGTCATGAATTGGGAATGGTCAAAGAGGGCGAAACCCTCTTCCAGCTGCCGCAAAAATGA
- the eno gene encoding phosphopyruvate hydratase, translating into MAKIVDIKGREVLDSRGNPTVEADVLLDNGIIGSACAPSGASTGSREALELRDGDKSRYLGKGVLKAVANINGPIRDLLLGKDPADQKALDRAMIELDGTENKAKLGANAILAVSLAAAKAAAQDLDLPLYAHIANLNGTPGQYSMPVPMMNIINGGEHADNNVDIQEFMVQPVGAKTFSDGLRMGTEIFHHLKAVLKARGLNTAVGDEGGFAPNLASNEDALAAIAEAVEKAGYKLGTDVTLALDCAASEFYEDGKYNLSGEGKSFDAEGFAEYLKGLTERFPIISIEDGLDESDWAGWKILTDKIGAKVQLVGDDLFVTNTKILKEGIEKGIGNSILIKFNQIGSLTETLEAIQMAKAAGYTAVISHRSGETEDSTIADLAVGTAAGQIKTGSLCRSDRVSKYNQLLRIEEQLGAKAVYRGRAEFRG; encoded by the coding sequence ATGGCAAAGATCGTCGACATCAAAGGTCGTGAAGTTCTCGACTCGCGTGGCAACCCCACCGTGGAAGCCGATGTACTGCTCGACAACGGCATCATCGGCAGCGCTTGCGCGCCGTCCGGTGCTTCCACCGGCTCGCGCGAAGCGCTGGAGCTGCGTGATGGCGACAAGAGCCGTTACCTGGGCAAGGGCGTGCTGAAGGCCGTCGCCAACATCAACGGCCCGATCCGCGACCTGCTGCTGGGCAAGGACCCGGCTGACCAGAAGGCCCTGGACCGCGCCATGATCGAACTGGACGGTACCGAGAACAAGGCCAAGCTGGGCGCCAACGCCATCCTGGCTGTGTCCCTGGCTGCCGCCAAGGCCGCTGCCCAGGACCTGGACCTGCCGCTGTACGCGCACATCGCCAACCTGAACGGCACCCCAGGCCAGTACTCCATGCCGGTTCCGATGATGAACATCATCAACGGCGGCGAGCACGCCGACAACAACGTCGACATCCAGGAGTTCATGGTTCAGCCGGTTGGCGCCAAGACCTTCTCCGACGGCCTGCGCATGGGCACCGAGATCTTCCACCACCTCAAAGCCGTGCTCAAGGCCCGTGGCCTGAACACCGCTGTAGGTGACGAAGGCGGCTTCGCGCCGAACCTGGCTTCCAACGAAGACGCTCTGGCTGCTATCGCCGAAGCGGTCGAGAAGGCTGGCTACAAGCTGGGCACCGACGTGACCCTGGCACTGGACTGCGCGGCTTCCGAGTTCTACGAAGACGGCAAGTACAACCTGTCTGGCGAAGGCAAGTCGTTCGACGCCGAAGGCTTCGCCGAGTACCTGAAAGGCCTGACCGAGCGCTTCCCGATCATCTCGATCGAAGACGGCCTGGACGAGTCCGACTGGGCTGGCTGGAAAATCCTGACCGACAAGATCGGTGCCAAGGTTCAGCTGGTTGGCGACGACCTGTTTGTGACCAACACCAAGATCCTGAAAGAAGGTATCGAGAAGGGTATCGGTAACTCGATCCTGATCAAGTTCAACCAGATCGGTTCGCTGACCGAAACCCTGGAAGCCATCCAGATGGCCAAGGCGGCTGGTTACACCGCGGTCATTTCGCACCGTTCCGGTGAAACCGAAGATTCGACCATCGCCGACCTGGCCGTTGGTACCGCTGCTGGTCAGATCAAGACCGGTTCGCTGTGCCGTTCCGACCGCGTTTCGAAGTACAACCAACTGCTGCGTATCGAAGAGCAACTGGGCGCCAAAGCGGTTTACCGTGGCCGTGCCGAGTTTCGCGGTTAA
- the ispD gene encoding 2-C-methyl-D-erythritol 4-phosphate cytidylyltransferase yields MTDTLPAFWAVIPAAGVGARMAADRPKQYLELAGQTILELSLDCFLGHPTLKGVVVSIATDDPYWPNLRCASDSRIQRAAGGRERADSVLNALLLLHAQGAADDDWVLVHDAARPNLARSDLDRLLSELADDPVGGLLAVPARDTLKRADANGRVSATVDRSTIWQAYTPQMFRLGVLHRALAECLVSDVVVTDEASAIEWSGQAPRLIEGRSDNIKVTRPEDLEWLRQRWSSRI; encoded by the coding sequence ATGACTGATACGCTACCGGCCTTCTGGGCCGTGATTCCTGCTGCGGGTGTGGGTGCCCGCATGGCTGCCGACCGTCCCAAGCAGTACTTGGAACTGGCCGGGCAGACGATTCTCGAGCTTAGCCTCGACTGTTTTCTTGGCCATCCGACGCTCAAGGGTGTGGTGGTAAGCATTGCTACCGATGACCCTTACTGGCCGAACCTGCGCTGCGCCAGCGATTCGCGCATCCAGCGCGCGGCGGGTGGGCGCGAGCGCGCCGACTCGGTGCTGAACGCTTTGTTGTTGCTGCATGCCCAGGGGGCGGCGGACGACGATTGGGTGCTGGTGCATGATGCGGCGCGGCCGAACCTGGCGCGTTCCGATCTGGACCGCCTGTTGTCTGAGTTGGCTGATGACCCTGTAGGTGGTTTGTTGGCGGTGCCGGCGCGTGACACGCTCAAGCGGGCCGATGCCAATGGTCGCGTCAGCGCTACCGTGGATCGCAGCACCATCTGGCAGGCCTATACGCCGCAGATGTTTCGCCTTGGGGTGTTGCATCGGGCTTTAGCCGAGTGCCTTGTTTCCGATGTGGTGGTGACTGATGAGGCGTCCGCCATTGAGTGGTCTGGTCAGGCGCCGCGGTTGATCGAGGGGCGTAGTGACAATA